GATGTTTTTGCTGCAACCGCAGCAGGATTTTGCTACTACCGTTAGAGTTTTTTGATACATCCATGTAAGGCGGACCTGCGACCTCGCGAAGGCGGCGACGGCGTTTTTGCTGCACCCGTAGTTTGATTTTGCTACTACCGGTGAatttttttgctacatccattcaAATGGCGTTGATTGACTCGCGGCCGGCGTCGACGTATTTTCCTGCAGCGAGCATCAATGGTGAGGGCGGCGGAGCTACAACCGTCGTCGTCAAGAGCTGCAACCGCAGGTGGAGCTGTTGCATGGGTCGAGGTGACAACGAGCCGGGAGGGTGGCGgaccggcgacgaggacggccgGCGAGGGCGGGGTCCGGCCGGCGACGAGGAAGACCGACGAGGGTGGGGACTGACGACGGGGACGACCACCGGAGGGGACAGGAGGCGCGGTGCCGTGCTCCCCGAGCGGGAGATGCGGATCCAGGCCGACTGCCCAAGGAAGAAGTTGGGGGCGATCTGTTTTTTTTATTTGCCTGGATCCAACGGCTGCGTGGCTCACATCCGATGGCCTGGGCTGGACCGGCGGAAACGCtcggccggtgcgccggcgcctATAAGCGCCCAATAATTAATGATGTATATGGGGCCAAGTGCAATTAAGACTTTCGTTTTTCCCTTAAAAAAAAAGACTTTGGTTTTTCATAGGCAGGCCGGCGCGCGGCACCCGCCCGTCCGCCGTCCATCCCATTCCCAGCCCAGCGGGCGCTCTCTCTCTGTCCCTCGCTCGTTCCAGTACGCCCCAGCGGGTGCGAGCGCTGCGACCagcgtcgcgccgccgccgcaacctcCGGCGGCTGCCCCGCTATGGATCCGGCGGTGGTCGGCGACGGCCGTGGGAGGCCGATGCGGCGGCGAGGCATCTCGCGTCTTCCCCGCCTCCTCGTCCGAAGGTGCCCGCGATTCCCCTTACTCGAATCGATCCATCAAGCGAGGTTAGCTCCGGGGAATTTTTTCTTCTTGGGGGGACTGGAACTACCGCGTTGAATCGATTCAAAACAGGATTCAGTACAGATAGCCCTTTGCTCTGCTCTGTGGATGCTTATGCTTATGGTTTCATTCAGTACTACAAAAGCTTCTGTAGTTGGATGAATAATCTTAACCTACCGTGCATCACCCCTTTATCTCTACTTCTGTAGGCAAGCATTACCATTTCTACACAAAAGGCAAACAGGAACCACTGCACTTCACAATTCACCGTTCACGAACATGAAGTCGATGACTAATTAGCAACCGAGGCGCCCGGTTATGATTCAACATTACACTATGCACATTATGTAGTCATCTTTTGTCTGTCTGAACATGAGTAGATTGTCTTCCCTTTCATTACACGCTCTTAACCAAACGCACGTCTCTGTTTCTGTCTGAACTTTGTTAATAAAACAGAAGGAGTCCCCCTCAGCAAAGCAACGACATCATGCAGGATGATATTATCTGCCCTGTAGAGCAGACATTGTCACATCGTTAGCGCTAGGCGGCTCTTCGTCCGTTACTCTTACGTGGAAATACGCTGGATGCTTAGGTTCAGGCAGGGCTATACTTTCGCTGCTTAGCATCGTAACCACGCTTGTTGTGGTGGGTCTATCAGCTGCATTCTCTTGCACACACAGCAATGCGATGTTGATACACCTCATTGTCTCTGATACATGTGACTCTGAAACTATTGATTCGTCAACAAACTCAAGCCATCTTTCTTCTTTCCACAACTTCCATGCCTTGAAGGAGTTTAGACACATATTAGATAAAGGTCATCAGATAAGCAGAGTAGTTTTACAAATAGGATACAGAAAATACTTACATATCCAAGAAGGTTGAAGAAGTCCCCATTTTTATGGAAAGACGAGTTCCTTTTTCCATGGATGGTCTCGAGAATCAGAACACCAAAGCTGAATACATCAGACTTGATCGAGAAGAGGCCCTCTGATGCATACTCTGGAGCCATATACCCACTGTGAAAATATACAGAAAAAAGTAAACTTCTGTCTGGTATTTGGTTAACTTGCAGTAGGATGTACATAAGGAAGAGCTTACTATGTCCCAGCAACCCTTTTTGTGTTCCCTTCAATATCATTTGAACTGAATATTTTTGCAAGCCCAAAATCTGATATTTTAGGATTCATCTCACTGTCCAAAAGAATGTTGCTTGCTTTAAGATCTCTATGTATGACACGTAACCGGGAGTGTTTATGCAAATATAGAAGTCCTTGCGCTATTCCTTCGATAATTGCTTTTCGTTTATTCCAGTTCAATAAAGCTCTTTTAGTTTCATCTGCAGATTAGTTTACAAATATATGTATGTTAGATAGATGGGGAGGACTGGATGGCTTTAGCAGACAGAGTTAACCCATATATGATACGTAACAGGATATTACGTGAAGTAATACCAAAGATAAAGGAGTCCAAGCTTTTATTTGGCAAATATTCATAGATCAATATTTTCTCCTCTCCTTGTGAGCAACATCCCAACAGTCTAACCAGATTTGTGTGCTGGAGCTTGGCTATGAGTTGGACTTCATTTTTGAACTCCGTGAAACCTTGCCCAGAATGTGAAGCAAGTCTCTTAATTGCTATCTCCAAACCTTCTGGAAGCTGGCCCTATGGAGGTTCAAACGAGATTGATTAGTGATACAATATCATCTTGTGAAATATAAGTGCTTTTACTTATCTTCTGACCGGTAATCCCCCATGCTTCTGGGTAAAATTAAAGCTACATGTATAAAATCTACATGGTCGTACAAATTTAGCCATCAAAGCAAACTTAGTTTCATTTTGTTCTCTTTGTTTACAGGAATAATAAATGTGTTCTTTTACCTTGTATACTGGACCAAAGCCACCTTGCCCCAATTTATTTTCATCTGAGAAGTTATTTGTAGCATTTGATACTTCTGAAAAATCAAAAAGCTTGAACTCTGGACTCCTTCCTATTCCCCAGACCAGTTCTTCATCTTCCTGTGAGCTTAGTTTACCTAAACTCAAAAGGCAGAGTTTATCTAATCCTTTCAGCTAATGCTGATGTAAAGTATATATGAATCTGAATAGCCTAAGAGATTTGTGAGTACAGTTGCATTTCCGTAACAAACCTTTTACGCGCCTTTTGACCAGTCCAAGCCAAACGATGAAGCAGAAAAATGATGCTAGTAGAAGCGCAACAGTGGTAATGATCAAAACCTTTATTATATTCCCTAAAACAAAAGATTTCACACAAACATAGGTGGTTATGTTTTGAGGAATGTTTCAACATATAAAATATTGTCTTGCTTACTCTTGTGTTTATGGCTGGGAGTCTCGTCTTTCTGCCTGTGAAGATCAACTGGCCCTGGCGCCGGCTTGGGTGCTGGCATGTTTGTTGTTGGATCTACAGCACCCGACAAGGTGATGTGCTGCATGGGCTGACCCTCGTAGAACTGATATGTGCTATACCTGAAATTGCACCACACACCAGCAATCCATTCACCACGTTGCTGGTAGAAGAAACTCTTTGCCGCGCTCCTGATATTGTCGAGGCAATCCCAACAGTCATTTGGCGATAGGCCCAGGTTGCACTGCGCCAGAGAGTAGAGCAGCGGGATTGTGCTGTAGACATCCATGCGGCCGGTGGCGTACATCATCGTCGAGTTGTAGGCTGCTTGTTTGGCTGTCTCTTGAAGCAGCACCTTGATGTTGCCATCAATGCTGACATCGGTGTACTTGGCGCGCACCTCGCTGGGGATGTTGGGATCCATATTGTGTTTTGTGGTGTCCGTAAAGACCAGCAGCCTGTTCAGCACAACAGTGGAGTCATAGATAAGGTCCTTCGCGGAGATGTGGACGATGCAATCCTTGTATAGAATATGGGCCTCCTTGTGGTTTCTGCACACCCGCCACACATCCTGGAATGCTGTGGTGATGCAGCTGGGGCAGGCATCGACGACGCCATCACCGCGGCACACCACGACGCCGTATATGCGGTCTTGGTCAGTCCCGACGAAGCCCTTGGCGAGGTTGGTTCGTGTGGATGAGGCACTACTGAATAGCGCAGTGGATAGGAGCTCAAGGTTCGCTTTATAGGTGCTCTCGTTCAGGTGGGAGTCTCTGTAGTAGCAGATCTGCGTCAGTGGATTGACGGCAGCGACGAATGGCTCGAAGCCGAGAATAAGCAGCAAGACGGTGATCATGGTTCTTGCTAACCATAGGTAATTCAGCTCTGCCCCTCCAGCAGCCTCCCTGTTATAAGCATCATTTGGAAAACTCTTCTGTCTTATGATCTGACCGCTTACTTGTTTAGTGATTATCTGATGATATCAGCCTGCAGGCCGTGCAATCAAATTTGGTGGAATACAATAGTGCAGCCGTCCAGGCATCAGCCTGTGTAATGGCTACAAGCAATGCAGGATAAGGGGAGAGAACAATAACAAATGCAGTTTCAGTGTTTCCGTCAAAGGAGAAGAGGTCTTCTTGTGACCTTGAGGGAGTTGAAGATGATTACGATCGTTCGGTAAAGCTAATGGACTCGGAAATGTTTCTTATGCTGAAATGCTTCGAAAATGCTCTTAAGCTTGTGTGATGCAAATAAAAACAAGCAACCAGCTGGCAAATTCGGTTACCTCCCAGCCAAACGCGGTACAAAATCTCAAAGTAATTTGTGGAAAATGCTTATGAACTGGCATAAATTGTAGTACTATATGAGTATAACATTGACTGAGCGACTGAGATTTAGCAAGACAGATATGAGAAACAAGTCTGCAAAACAGTACACCCCAGGAAAACAAATGTGTTTTTAATAGAACAGTAGGTTTCCCTGGTGGATGTTTTCCATTTTAATGCAAATAAAAACAAATGATAAGAACATTTTTTTGTTTATTCACATTTTGATATTCTTTTGAGGAATCACATGCGCATTTCGGTGTACCAACACAACACAACACAAAAGCTATATTTCCCAAGCCTATTTCTGCACAAGGTCTATCTAACATTGTGTGCATCATCATCTGTTCTTGGAGCTCCAGTCCATGATGGCCGACCGGAGCGAGTGGTTGGGGATGAGGCTCTTGCTCGGCAGCCGGAGGTTGGTCATCGGTGACTTGTCCTTCATGCTCACCCATGTCTCGATTGCCTTCCGGTCGTAGGTGTACCCGTCGGCGGCGACGCATGGGTCCTCCATGATTTCCTGAAGAATTGGGCAGAGGAAGTGGCCCGGGGCCGCTGCCGATGATGCTGTCCGGACGAGAAGGGCCTTCGTCTCCCTGGCGGCTCTGGCAGCGACGTCCTTGATCCGCTCCAGCGCTGGGAGGATGTGCTCACGCAGCCCGGGCCGGTCCCTGCGCCGCATCTCTGCGCACCGCAGCGCAAGTGCGGCCAGCTCCCGCGCCTCCTTCGGCGGCCACTGCCCGGCGGTTGCGTCCAGCATCTCAGCGAAGGAGTCACCGCCGTCTTCCTCCAGCGCGGTCTCCACGGCGTGGGCGAGCCCGAGCGGTGACGTCCTCCCCGTGAGCAGCTGCAGCACTACCACGCCGAGCGCGTACACGTCTGACTTGGCCGACACGGCGCCCGTCCGCTGGTACTCCGGGTCGATGTAGCAGAACGTGCCCACGGGCGTCGTGTTCCTCACCATCGTGGACTGCTGCTGGCCTCCTCCACCCCCGGCACCCGAGTGGTGGAGCAGCGCCGTCGAGAGGCCGACGTCGCCGACCTTGCTGGAGAGGTTCCGGTCGAGCAGGATGTTGGCCGGCTTGAGGTCGCGGTGGATGATGGGGTCCGGCCTAGCACTGTGGAGGAACGCGACGGCAGTGGCCACCTCCCAGGCGACCCGGACGCGGTCGTACCAGGCGAGTGGTGGCGTGCCATTCCGGCGGTGGTTGAGAGCATCGTCCAGGCTGCCGTTCTCCATGTACTCGTACACCACGCAGCCGCGCTCCGGGCACGCGCCCAGCAGCAGCAAGAGGTGAGGGTGCCGGATCTTGCCCAGGACCTCCAGCTGCATGTGGTAAGATGAAATTAGGAGTTGCAAAACAAAAGTTCAGAATACAGAATTACAGATACATGTTGCAGTGACAGTCCATTTCTAGCAGCTGAATTGGAATTCTATTTGATTTGAATTAAAAAATCTTTTGTTTGCCAAATTCATTTGACGAAATCTTTAATTGTTCTGGCGACTGTCCATTTGTAAATACTGAATTGAGTGCCGTTTGATTTTTCAAAACAAAAATAGTCATAGGTGTCTGATATTAGCCAATACTGTTTGAATTTTTATTTACACTTTCTGTTTGGAGTTAATTTTATTCAGCGGTCTTAAGATGCTCTGCTTACCATCTAAGATGTAAGATAAATATTTGATCTCACCGTCCAAGGTCAAGGATGAATATTTTAGTCAAGATTTGAAGTCAAAATGAAAATAAGAACCATAGCTTTGATGTGTAGTCTAGCCAAATAGAAACCTAAATAGCATTAattaaaattatatttttatttatttaccATTGTGCTTTAATGGCAATATGATATACTTTCTCATTTCAACAGCCTGCAAAGTTCATATTTTTAGCCCTATATAGTCATTTATAGGCTCTCTCCTATTAATATATAGTAGGCATGAGTCATTGGATCATCCAAACTTAATGGCTAATATTAACTCAGTAGTGTCTTAAAATTTCTCAATTTTGTATGCCGAAAATAACCTCTGGGTGTAATGAGCAGATAGTGAAGAACATATTTGTGTTTCCAAGTAGATACGGTACCTCCTGCTGTAACTGCTGAGTTCCAAAACCTTCCAGGGAGTTCAAAACTTTCACTGCTGCAACAGTATGCTGAAACTTAGCCTTGTAGACTGTTCCATATGTCCCCTTACCAATCACAAGATCACTTGAAAACGACGAAGTCGCTGCTTGGATATGCTCCCATGAGTACCTATTGTACTCGGTTAAACATCGTCCGGCATTTTTCAGTCCTGTGTTGATCTCTCCAGCATTTTGGTGATCACCATCACCCTCTGTTGCTTTCTGCTCAGAAGAGCTTTGTATGGCTTGACCTTCTCTTTCGGCCACCTCCTCTTCTTCTCTCTCCATTCGCCTTAGCAATCTCCTCACCATTTCTTCTGTCAGGTCAATTTCTCGAAGCTTGATTTCATGCTCGACGCGCTGGATGCCCAAGTTGTTGTGTAACTAACAGCAAGGTTTCAACAAGAAACGGTTAAAAACCTTGCAGATTATTACACACTTTATAGATTAGTTGGAAGTAAACCCTTACTTTTTGAGCGGAGTCGACCGGTTCAGTATGAGCACACTCGTGAAGCATCTGAAGATGTCGCAGTTTGACCTTCATACTCTCAATTTGAAGCTTCAGATCATCCTGCTTAGCAAAGAAAGTTCATAAATTGCAGATTCACTTGGACACACATGTTACTTTGGCTGTGTGCGTCATATGACGAGTTCTTCCATTATCTTTTGTTTTTGCTGACACAAAGGGGATACTGTTTTATTTAAAGAAGAGTAAATTCCTACCTGGTCATGAGAATGCTTCAGGTTTGTTGCAATTTCTGAAACTGCTGCCTGCAGGTCGGGGATGTCTGGGGAGCTATCTCTTCGGAAGCTCTTGTAAACTGAATCCCCACTGCTGCTGCTACTGAGCTGCGCTCCCGATGCGATCGAGTGTGAATTTGCCATCAGGGTTGTGTCAGCATGGTAGGAGATCTCACTGCCTCCACTGCCTGAAGGGCTAGCTCTCCTGTTTATGTTTGCGAGTGCGTGATCATGCTGCGATGACAGAGAAGACTGGCGGAACAATACAGCTGCTGCTCCATTTCTGTCAGCACACTCTGCAGTAGACAGAATAGTTAGTAACACTAATACATTTATGCTCCTGTTTTTCAAGGCATGTTCCTGAAAGTTTGGTGGTTCTACTGAGGTTAAGCTGCTGATCCAAATTCAATTGATTAACTTTTTCGAAGAAACAACTTTTGTTGTATTCAGTTCATAGGTGTTCTGAAAAGTAAAGTTGACAGGTGCAACCAACAAAGTTTCAGAAACCAAAACCAAATGCAGACTTGAGTTTTACCTGAGGGTGCACTGGAAAGGCTTCTGGAGCTAGGAGAAGAAACGGTTGAAGAAGATATGGTCTTGGGTGTTCCGCAGGGATCAGATGTAGCTGAGCGCACAAATGACAGTTTGCCCTTTGAGACGACGTATGCCGTACAGAAGCTTGGAATGCATTCGGATATTTTGGTTgcagtcttgcttcctttgagcTTCCTGCAAAGAGTCGACAATGCTAGCCACATCATTAAGATTGCACTAGGCATTTCTTATCCTATGCTGTAATAGGCTTTTTTTTTGGTAAAGAATTGTTATCTTAAATTCTCTGCAAGTTTCCATATTGAACTTGCAATCAAGTAGGAGTAGTTGCAGTGCAACCTTCAGTGTTAGGCTGGTAGCTGGGGAATTGAATGAGAAGACAATGATCATCCTACCAAATGCTTGAGCTTTTCTGACTGTCTTGTTCATGGTACGCCCTAAACGTTTTTTATGTAGTAGGTTAAATAAAATTTCAGGTTGATGCTGAAACGTCAGCAATCGGAATGTACCTTCGGAATATGCTTCTGGACGAAGAGCCCAAGACCAGCTTGCCAATGTTGAATTTGTCGATTTCCTCGCTTATAGCAGCCGGCACATCATCAGATTCAAGTAAAACAGCTTCGGCTTCCACCTGTTCATCAATCATATTACTATCAGTGTTAGAATTCGTGAGTTATATTAATCTCAACTGTCATGCCAAGTTTTATAATTGTTGCGCAAGCCGGTTAACCTGTCTCTGAGCACACATCTTCTTGTAAGGGAGCAACATGTTCCTCGCTTGCCATTCCAGCTCTTCCCTGTACGCCGATGCCACATCGTCGCGCACTTGCGAGACCGGGATGTAATTGCCCACTGTCATCAGAGGATGAAGAATAGCAGGTCAGGTCAGTGTTCTGAATAATTGGCAACGACTAAAGAACAGCAGGTATACCCTTAAATCACAAATTGCCCACACTTGGTACAAGAAAAGCTCATATTCATCAGCCTAACGATAATGCAGTACGCCCAAGGACAAAACTCTGCACTCTGCAGTTGGTGCTCTGGTAGTAGGTATGACCTTGTGACACTGTAACCATAAAATTTGTTCGTAGATGCTGCTACTGTCAAGATCAATTATTGAGAAATATGAAGCTAGCAAAACCAAAACCAAAACCAAAACTAACCCATCCCATTGGCATAGAAATGGCAGTCTGAACTTATATTTTTTAAACTAGCAGTCATAGTAGCAAAAGGTTCGTGGTCTGTTAAAACTGATTTTTTTTTTCTTGTTCAGACATCAAGAACAGTAAATTCAGACAGTAGGCAGAGATGAGAGAGAAGACAGACTTGGAGTGGGCACCATGGTGATGGGCGGGCGGACATGGAGGATCCGGAAGAGGACCCTCCCGCCGGGCACGAACTTGTCGAGGGCCCACTTGAGGGCGTGCCTGCTGCTCCTGCTCCCGCTCACCGCGATGGCCACCGTGCTCACGCCGGCCGCCTCCATCTCCGGCGCCGTCTCGCCGGAGTCCTCCTCCTGGATCTCCATCGACATCCGCCCTCCCCTCTGTatctgtttcttcccccctcctAATGAATCAATCAATCACTGCCCTGCGCAGCCCCAATAACAATTATCAGAAACATTCAGCTCCTCTGGTTCCTGAGGAATCTCAGAGACACGAGGAAAATCACATGACAAGGACATGAACTGCAGCGGCGACAAGACAAGAAAGGAGTCAAGAACTTGGCGCTGGACTGAACTTGGTGTTCCGGGGGGAGAGGCGGGAGGGAGATTCGCTGATGGATCGACCGCGCGTGCGTACCTTGGAGAAGCCATGGATGGGAGGGTGAGGTTGATGATCCGAGGAACCGggcgaggaggagggaggaggaggagtcagCAGGAGACGCGGACGTGGAGTGAGGACTGAGCTCAGCTGAGAGGGGAGCCGCGATGGACGGAAGGGGCGGGCAGAGGCGTCTCCGGTTAAGTTTGTTGGAACGAAGTAAATTATTGCAACGGGCAAGGTTGGGAGGGTGTGTGTACACGTAGTACGAGATAAATGAATAGCTGATATTGCTATGCTTACCCGCAGATTCACACACGCCTCTGTAATAACCACTCAACCAATGCTaactcttttccctcaaaaaaaaaaaaaaacaatgcTAGCTCTTGGTTTCCCTCCATGGAATGCATCTCAGATTCATCAGTTAAACGCCAAATGCAAAATATCAAATGATAACGATGCAGAACTATTCGCTAACCGCCCAATTTTTAGAAGACTAGTATTTTTTAGAGAATCaaatactccctctgatccataCTAATTTGTACAAAATCGTaacaattaatatggatcagagggagtacatgtgaacaACAACACACATGTGAAACAGGACAATCCCGTCTGGTtcatcttttttttttcttttacaCATTTTGCGACTTGTCTATTTGCTTTCGGCTTACTAcgcaaaaaagaagaaaaggtTTGTAATATCGCCGTGCCTTGCAGAAGTGTCATCATTGTGCAAAGtgtgttgttgttttgttttgttGCATTCGACGCGTTAGTAAGATTGACATGGTTTAATTAGCCTCATTTATATTTTTGGAAAAAGTACTTCATTTTGCCTTGGAATAAATTTTATAAAACATGCCGTAGTGCAGTTCGAACGCGCTACATGATTTTTCATGATTTTCAGAAAACCGTAAATTAGACTTTCATGATTTTTCTTGGGACATGCGCCAACATACCTCATCAAACGCGCAGATGCATGATGTGCATCCACTACATCGAACCTTGTTCCTTCCTGTGAAAgcactctccccctccccctcgccCCTAAGGGCGCGTTTGGTTCCCTGATTCCCCTCGGGATCCCGGCCTTATCCCTAGGGGGAGAAAGCACCGGCCAATCGGACCTCGGATTATTCGGTAGTCAGTTTGGAAGTGCATCGGACGGGGATATCTTGGCCCAATCCATGACATATCCACGGGGGGAGAATCCAGGGCTACGGACATCGGGGACGAAACCCCATCTCTCTCATGCGAACACAAACTTCCTTCATCTCGCGGATCCCCTCGCCTCCTCCAATGCCTTCGTACCGTGAGCATTGATGTCCTGCAAGCGAGGAGCTTCATACTCACGATCTCCTTCCTCCACGTAATCTATCTGATTTGATTCCCCATGACGGCCAAATGGCACCAGAGATATCTCCCTATTGTGAGAGGGGATCCCATGAGCACAGAAAAAATCTCTCCTGGGGGTTTGCTACCCTGGGTTTTCTCTCATCAGCAACCAAATGAGCCCTAAATGTTAAAATAATTCTACATGCACGTCAATCCGCCGATAACAAATAATCGCACAAGAAGATTGAGGACAAGCAGTCACATGAGCACGACACTAAAATTTATTAATGAGGTGCACCAACATGACTATATCCTCGAAGCATGATTACGGTCGCTCATCCCCATTTACTAAATCAATGTAGTACAATTGCTGACAAGCCCGCCAAGGCCATCACCAACATGGCTCATCCCCGGAGCATGATTACGGTCGCTCGTCCCCATTTACTAAATCGACGTGGTACAATTGCCGACAAGCCCCCCAAGGCCATCACCAACATGGCTACATCCCCGGAGCATGATTATGGTCGCTCGTCCACATTTACTAAATCGACATGGTATAATTGACAACAAGCCCGCCAAGGCCATCAGATAGCACTCCGACTACCGCCCCACGAACGGTCCGGCCATCCCTGCCATGGGTGTCCGGACCGTCCCTCTTGTGATATTTGTCCAAGGTTTAAATTTCGTCGAAATTTGCCAAAATTTCGACAATTTTGAGGGTGGGCGAAACTTTTGCCTTttgttcaaaaaaaaaattcacTTGGTTTGAATTAGCATGTATCTGAAATGATTTAACTTGGGTAGCcgaaatttatttatttttgcaaAAGTCCTAGCCGAGATTCGAACTGCGGCCAGCTGATTGCTAACCAACGGACTAACTATCAGGTCAAATATGCTGTTTGGTTTCACTATGTGCCACGGTTTATTTTATTTAGATGTTTGAATGTAAAATTGTT
This sequence is a window from Aegilops tauschii subsp. strangulata cultivar AL8/78 chromosome 7, Aet v6.0, whole genome shotgun sequence. Protein-coding genes within it:
- the LOC109755560 gene encoding cysteine-rich receptor-like protein kinase 25, which translates into the protein MITVLLLILGFEPFVAAVNPLTQICYYRDSHLNESTYKANLELLSTALFSSASSTRTNLAKGFVGTDQDRIYGVVVCRGDGVVDACPSCITTAFQDVWRVCRNHKEAHILYKDCIVHISAKDLIYDSTVVLNRLLVFTDTTKHNMDPNIPSEVRAKYTDVSIDGNIKVLLQETAKQAAYNSTMMYATGRMDVYSTIPLLYSLAQCNLGLSPNDCWDCLDNIRSAAKSFFYQQRGEWIAGVWCNFRYSTYQFYEGQPMQHITLSGAVDPTTNMPAPKPAPGPVDLHRQKDETPSHKHKSKQDNILYVETFLKTLKGLDKLCLLSLGKLSSQEDEELVWGIGRSPEFKLFDFSEVSNATNNFSDENKLGQGGFGPVYKGQLPEGLEIAIKRLASHSGQGFTEFKNEVQLIAKLQHTNLVRLLGCCSQGEEKILIYEYLPNKSLDSFIFDETKRALLNWNKRKAIIEGIAQGLLYLHKHSRLRVIHRDLKASNILLDSEMNPKISDFGLAKIFSSNDIEGNTKRVAGTYGYMAPEYASEGLFSIKSDVFSFGVLILETIHGKRNSSFHKNGDFFNLLGYAWKLWKEERWLEFVDESIVSESHVSETMRCINIALLCVQENAADRPTTTSVVTMLSSESIALPEPKHPAYFHVRVTDEEPPSANDVTMSALQGR
- the LOC109755556 gene encoding U-box domain-containing protein 35; the encoded protein is MSMEIQEEDSGETAPEMEAAGVSTVAIAVSGSRSSRHALKWALDKFVPGGRVLFRILHVRPPITMVPTPMGNYIPVSQVRDDVASAYREELEWQARNMLLPYKKMCAQRQVEAEAVLLESDDVPAAISEEIDKFNIGKLVLGSSSRSIFRRKLKGSKTATKISECIPSFCTAYVVSKGKLSFVRSATSDPCGTPKTISSSTVSSPSSRSLSSAPSECADRNGAAAVLFRQSSLSSQHDHALANINRRASPSGSGGSEISYHADTTLMANSHSIASGAQLSSSSSGDSVYKSFRRDSSPDIPDLQAAVSEIATNLKHSHDQDDLKLQIESMKVKLRHLQMLHECAHTEPVDSAQKLHNNLGIQRVEHEIKLREIDLTEEMVRRLLRRMEREEEEVAEREGQAIQSSSEQKATEGDGDHQNAGEINTGLKNAGRCLTEYNRYSWEHIQAATSSFSSDLVIGKGTYGTVYKAKFQHTVAAVKVLNSLEGFGTQQLQQELEVLGKIRHPHLLLLLGACPERGCVVYEYMENGSLDDALNHRRNGTPPLAWYDRVRVAWEVATAVAFLHSARPDPIIHRDLKPANILLDRNLSSKVGDVGLSTALLHHSGAGGGGGQQQSTMVRNTTPVGTFCYIDPEYQRTGAVSAKSDVYALGVVVLQLLTGRTSPLGLAHAVETALEEDGGDSFAEMLDATAGQWPPKEARELAALALRCAEMRRRDRPGLREHILPALERIKDVAARAARETKALLVRTASSAAAPGHFLCPILQEIMEDPCVAADGYTYDRKAIETWVSMKDKSPMTNLRLPSKSLIPNHSLRSAIMDWSSKNR